The genomic window GGCTTTTGCGCTGGGGTCGATCGGGCGATCCAAATCATCGAGGATCTGCTCGACGTGCACCCGGGAACGCTCTACGTGCGTAAGGAGATCGTCCACAATCGCGACGTCGTCGAACGGCTGCGCGGCCGCGGCGTGGTCTTCGTCGACGAGCTCGCCGAGGTACCCAACGACTCGCTTGCCGTCTTCAGCGCGCACGGCGTCGCGCCCGACGTTCGCCGTCAGGCGGCCGAACGCAACCTGCGCGTGGTCGACGCGACATGCCCGCTCGTCACGAAGGTTCACGTTGAGGCGTTGCGTTTCGCGCGCGACGGCTACTTCGTGCTGCTCATCGGCCACGCTGGGCATGACGAAGTCACGGGTACGCTCGGGCAGATTCCCGGATCGATCGCACTCGTCGAGAACGAAGTGGACGCTGCAACGGTCGCAGTTCCCGATCCGCAGCGCGTCGCCGTCGTCACGCAGACGACGCTGAGTCTCGACGACACCCACGGAATACTCGCCGCGCTCAAGCGCCGCTTCCCCGCGCTCAAGGAGCCGCCGAGCAGCGACATCTGTTACGCGACGCAGAATCGCCAGAACGCCGTCAAGGAGCTCGCCGTCGCCTGCGACGTCGTCCTCGTCGTTGGATCGCAGAACAGCTCGAATGCGCAGCGACTGCGCGATTGCTCGGCGGAAGCCGGGACGCCGGCCTATCTGATCGACGGCCCGAACGAGATCGAGCGCGCGTGGATCGCGCACGCAACGACGATCGGCGTTACCGCCGGTGCATCGACGCCGGAGCATCTCGTCGCGCGCGTGGTCGAACACGTGCGCGCGATCGTCGGCGATGCCGACGTGGAAGAGTTCGGCAAGCGCGAGCCGACAATCGTCTTTGCGCCGCCGCGCGAGCTCGCGGGCATCATCGCTAGCGGCGAATAATCGCAAGGAGCAACCATGGTCACCGGCATCGACGTCCACATCTACAACGTCAAAGACTTCGAGCGCGCGCTACGCTTCTACACCGAGTTACTCGGCACGCAGCCCGAGACGCTGATGGAGGGTTCGTGGGCGGAGTTCGCGCTGCCCGATGGCTCGGCGTTCGCGATCGGAAAGCACGAGAACCACCCGTGGCAACCGGGATACGCCATCGCCTTTGCCGTTCCGGACGTCAAATCTGCAGTAGAGTTCGTCCGCTCGCACGGCGGCAAGGCAGGCGATCCCGGAGAGTCCCCCGTCTGCCATATGTCATTCGGCGAGGACACGGAAGGGAACCAGATCGTACTCCACCACCGTAAGTGACGGCAGTGGGCCCGGTAGGATTCGAACCTACGCGCAACCAGTTATGAGCCGGCCGCTCTACCGCTGAGCTACAGGCCCGCAGCCGCCGCTACGCACGCTTCCTTACAAGGGACCGCGGTTCCGCCCTCAAGGTTACGCGAACCCGCGTGCCGGAAGGCTGTCTCGCTGCAACCAGTTTTCCGGCGCGTACCTCGCGCGCCCGTCGACGGCGTGCAGCGTATACGCGTGGCGCGATTTCGCCGAGCGATTCGGCCCGCTGTAATGCGGAAGCATGCCGCTGAAGACGACGAGCGTCCCGGCGTCGACCTCGAGCGGCGTTGCGCTTTCGATCGTCGGCCACGGCGCCGGGTCGAGCCGCTCCAGCAGCGTCCGCCCCTCCCGCACGACGAAGCGCTCGCGCAATGGGCCGCGATGTCCGCCGGGCTCGACCCACAGGCAGCCGTTCGCGCGATCGGCGCGCTCGAGCGCGAACCAGAATGCCACGACGCTCGGCGGATCCGTCACGAAGAACGACGCGTCTTGATGCCACTTCACTTCTCCGCCGATCTCGGGTTGCTTGAAGATGTACATCGATTGGTAGAGCAGCGGCTGCTCGAGGCCCACCGTCCGCGCGATGCCGGCAAGACGCGGATCGCGTGAGAACGCCGCGAACACCGGGTCGAGGTCGTGCAGTGCGTGGCCTATCTTGTTGATCGCGTGTGCCGTATCGCGCCGCAGCGCACCGGTTTCGTCGAATGCTTCCTCTTCGAAAAAGCAGCGAATCGTCGTCGCCGATTCGAGGAAGTACGCGTTGCTGCGCTCCGCCTGATCGCGCGTCGAAAATACCGCGCTTCCCTCAGACGGGTCGAACGCGTCGACGATCTCCCCGGCGCGCGCCCGTACGCGCGCGATCTCCGTCTTGGACGCGAACGCCGGGAAGACGAGATATCCGTCTTCCTCGAATCTCCTACGCTGCTCGTCGATCACGCGCGCCGCGAATAGACTCCCGCACCGGCATAGACCGCCGCTTCGCCGAGCTGCGCTTCGATCGCCATCAGCCGGTTGTACTTCGCGATGCGCTCGCTGCGCGAGAGCGACCCGGTCTTGATCTGCCCCGCGCCGACGGCCACCGCCAAGTCCGCGATGAACGTGTCTTCGGTTTCGCCCGAGCGATGCGAGATGACGGTACCGTACCCGGCCTTCTGCGCCATCTCGATGCACTCGCGCGTCTGCGTCAGCGTTCCGATTTGGTTCACCTTGATGAGGATCGCGTTGCCGACTCCTTCTCGAATGCCGCGCGCGAGCATCTCCACGTTCGTCACGAAGATGTCGTCGCCGACGAGTTGCACGCGCTTGCCGAGCTCGCGAGTCAGCGCGCTCCATCCGTCCCAGTCATCTTCGGCCAAACCATCTTCGAGCGAGACGATGGGATAGCGATCGAGCAGATCGCGATAGAGCGCAATGGTCTCCTTCGACGAGAGCCCGTGCTGTTTGTCGAGGGCGAAGTACTTTCCGTCCGCATGAAACTCACTCGCCGCAGGATCGAGCGCGATCGCGACGTCCTCACCGGGACGATAGCCGGCGCGCTCGATGGCGGCGACGATGAGATCGAGCGCCTGCTGAGGCGTGTCGAGCCGTGGCGCGTAGCCGCCTTCGTCGCCGACGAGCGTGGAAAGACCACGCTCGTGCAGCAGTTTTCCGAGGGCGTGAAAGACCTCGGCGCCGTATCGCACCGCCTCGGAGAACGTCGGCGCTCCGAGGGGGACGATCATGCACTCTTGGAACTGGAGCGCGCCCTCGGCGTGCTTGCCTCCGTTGATCACGTTCATCTGCGGCACCGGCAACGTCGCCGCCGACGGGCCGCCGAGGTAACGAAAGAGCGGAAGCGACAGGCTTGCCGCAGCGGCTTTCGCGGTCGCAAGCGAGACGGCGAGCAATGCGTTCGCACCGAGGCGCGATTTGTTCGGGGTTCCGTCGATCTCGCACAAACGCACGTCGATCTCGCGTTGCGCCGTCGCGTCGAGCCCTTCGAGCGCGGGCCCGAGCACGTCGTTCACGGTCGCAACGGCCGTGCGCACGCCTTTCCCGCCGTAGCGCGACGCGTCGCCGTCGCGCAACTCGACCGCCTCGCGCGAACCCGTCGAAGCGCCGGAGGGAACCATCGCCTCCTCAACGGCGCCGAAGCTCGTTGCCACGCTTGCGGCGACCGTCGGATTGCCGCGGGAGTCGAGAATTTCGCGCGCTTCGACGCCTTCGATGAGCGGCCGCCCGCCGCCGCGCAGCGACTCCAGCATCAGCCCTTGATCCAGCGCTCGAGATCGTGGCGCCACACGTAGTCCGCATCTTCGAAAAATAGCGGCAGCTCGCGCCGCGCGCTCTCGCTCGAATCGCTCGCGTGAACGAGATTACGCCCGATGCTCTGCGCGAGATCGGCACGGACGCTGCCGGGCGCAGCCTGCAGCGGATTCGTCGCGCCGATCAGCTGTCGGCATGCCTCGATCGCGCCCTCGCCTTCGACGGCGAGCGCAACTAGCGGACCGCTCGTGATGAAGCTGACCAAGTCGTCGAAGAACGGCTTGCCTGCGTGCTCGCTGTAATGCTTGCGCGCGCGATCGCCGTCGAGCTGCAGCATGCGCATCGCCGTGATGATGTATCCGCGGCGTTCAATGCGCGCGACGATCTCGCCGACGAGACCGCGGGAAACCGCATCGGGCTTACAGAGAACGAGCGAACTTTCGACTGCCATAGCCTTGCGAAGGTGCGGCGCGCGGCGCGGATAAGCCTGCCGCATGGGGGGAGCGTTCGCGCGCGTCGTCTACGTCGCGCGCACGGGAAGCACGAACGAGGATGCAGCCGAGCTGCTCGGCGACGACGCGGCACTCGGGATGACGATCGTTGCCGAAGAGCAGACCCGCGGCGTCGGGCGGAAAGGACGCTCGTGGACGGCGCCGGCGGGGAGCGCGTTGCTCTTCACCACGATCCTGCCGCGCGAGATCCCGACCGACGATCTCTGGATCGTGCCGTTCTGGGCGGCACTCTGTATCCGCGACGCACTCGCAGGCGCCGGCGTCGACGCGGCGCTGCACTGGCCGAACGATCTGCTCTTGAACGACAAGAAGCTCGCCGGCATTCTCTGCGCCTCGCGCATCCTTGGCAAGCGCGCGCGCGTCGCATGCGGCGTCGGCATCAACGTCTTTCGCGCGGCAGGCGCCGCGCTCGATCCGCCGCCCGCGTACTGCGACGACGTGGCCAACGTCGAACGCCCGGTATTGCTCGCGCGTATCTTGGAGCGATTCGGTGACGAGTTGCGACGGCTCGCGGATACGGGCGCGGTCGCGCGCCGATGGGAGGCCGCCGCGAACGTGCCAGGCCAGCGGTACCGGCTGCTGCTCGACGGAGAACGCGTGCCGTTCGAGGCGACGGCCGTGGCGCTCGCCGCCGGCGGCGGACTCGTCGTGGAGCGCGACGGGCGGCAGGAGACCATCGCGCTTGCCGACGCGCGCTCGCTGCGCTAGCGCGTCATTTCACGACGCCGCCGAGCACGATACCGGCCGTGCTGAGCGCCGACGCCGCTTCGCTCTCCACCGCGCCGTCGATGGCAAGGCAAAGATTCGCTGTCGAGTCGACGTTGGCGGGCTTCGGGATCATCTTCGCAGCAACGCCGGCGTCCTTGAGCGCCTTCGTGGCGATCATTGCGTCGGTGTTGCTAGCGAAAACGAAGATGATCTCGGGCATCGACATCCTTATGGGCTCGACTCGCCCGTCACGAGCTCGTTTAGCGTCGACGCCACCTCGTTGAGCTCTGCGACGCGTTCGACGGCATCGTGCATGCGGTTGGACATCTCTTGCGCCAGCGTTTCGATCACGATCACGTCGCCGTGCAGCTCTGCGTTCAGCTTTTGCAGCTCGGCAACGCTTGCCGGAGCCTCGTCGCCCTTGGCCAGCTCCGCAATCAACTCGCCGCTTCGCTCCACCGCTCGCCGCGTCGCAGTCACGTGATCTCCGGATACCTCACTTCCGACGACCGTCACGCCCAGCTCCTTCGCGGTCTCGCGAACGCGCCGGCTGTTTTGCACGAGCGTCTTCGACAGCGCCTGCACGATGGGAACGGCGAGCGCGAGCACGAGTATTACCGCGAGCAGGCCCCACAGCACGAGCGTCCACGTCGTATGACCGATGATGTTCGTGATCCGTACCATCGGAATGCCGTACCACGACGCCCCGACGATCTGGTTCTGATCGGTCATCAACGGGTCGATGCGAGCGAGGTACGTCACGCCGCCCTCGGTGTCGCTTCCCACGTACGGTCGCCCCGTGCGAATGACGGCCGCCGTAGCCGGAACTTGGGCGTCGAGGTAGCGCGTGCCGTCCGGGGTTACGATCGAGCTCGAGACGATCGTGCCATCGTCGATCAATGCGATCGCGCCGCCGATCGCGCGCGTCGCTTCGTCGACCAGATCGTACGAGTGGTTGAGCACGAGGCCGCCGTAGAGCACGCCGATCGTGCGCTCTTGCGCGTCGCTGATCGGCGTCGCCGAAACGATCGCCAATCCGTCGTGCTGCACCCCCGCCTGCAGTGCCAATCCTTCGCTCTGCAGGAAGCCGGGTGAAAGGCGTGCGAGCGTGCTGAACGTCTCGCCGTTGAGCGCCCGTTGTACGAGCGGATCGTTCGCAAGGGATCCGCCACTGCGCGCGTGCACGCGCGCGAGGACGTGGCCTTGGAGATCGACCGCAGTGAGAAACGAGAGGCCCGAGTTCTCTACGGTGTTCGAAAGATCGCCGGCGAGCTGCGCTCCGTTGTGGCCTTGCACCGCGATGCGCACGGCATCGCTCGCGGCTTCCTGCGCGACGAGCAGCTGGATTTGCTTCTTGCGCGACGCCACGTACCCGCCGAAGGCGCTCGCTTCGCTCGTTACCTCCGTGCGCCCGAGCGAGAAGAGGTCGTGAGCCAGCACCGAGCGAGCGGCGATCAAGCTGCTGACGAAGATGAGCACGACCGCACCGACGATCGCCCCCAGCAGGCGCGTGCGCAGGCTGAACTTCATGCGTGTTCTCCCTTTCCGTTCTCGCTGACCTTGAAGCGGTGCAGATGCTCGTCGATCCGGTCGGCTAACGCGTGCATCTGTTCGATCGATCCGAGCATCCGCTGCGATGCGTCCGTCACCTCGCGGCTGACGTACGTCAGCACTTCCACCGAGGATGCGTTCTTCTGCGAGATCGATGAGATGTCTGAAAATGCCTGATTGACGCCGTCGGATTGACGCGTCATCGACTGCGTCGCATTGAGATTCAGCGTCACGGACTTCGCGATCTCTCCGATCGAATGGATCACGAGCTGCGAGTTCGCGCTCATGGCGCGGGCGACCGCGCTGATCTGACCGATTTGCTCGTTGGCGGCGATCACCGCGTTGACGATCTCTCCGAGCGCCCCGGACGCCGAGTTGGTGCCGGTGACGCCCGCTTCGACTCGCTCCATCAGGCGTTGCATCGCCTCGACGACGTCCCCGATGACACTCTGCGTTCCCGCGATGTGTTGTGCGATCTCCTTCGTCGCCGTGACGCTCCCGTCGGCAAGCTTGCGAATTTCGTTTGCGACGACGGCGAAGCCGCGCCCGTGCTCTCCGGCGCGCGCCGCCTCGATTGCGGCGTTGAGCGCGAGCAGATTCGTCTGCTCCGCAATCCGATCGATGACTTTGACGATGTCGCCGATCTGCTCTGAGTTCGTGCCGAGCTGACGGATGTCGCCGGCGAGATCCTGGATCGTCGAGGCGATCGTGCCCATACCGGCGTTGATCGTTTCGATCGCCGTTCCCCCACGCTCCGCCGTGCGTGAGGTCGCCTTCGAAATCGTCGATAGTGCGTCGACCTGCACGGTGACCTGCTCGATCGAGCTCGCCATGTTCTCCACCGCCATCGCCGTCTCGTCGAGGCTGCGGGTTTGTTCTTCGGCTGCGGCGGCGATCGAGGAGATCGCCTCGCCGAGCGCGAGCACTTTGCGCGTCGCCTCTTCGACGATGCGCTGCTGCTCGGCGATGCCCTCGTCGAGCTGCTCGTGGGCGACCGTCGCGCCTCCGAGCACGGCGAGCGTCGTCGAGGCGGTGCCGCGCAGCTCGGAGCCCGCGCCGGCGAGCTCGGCGGCGTGCCCGGAAAGCTGCGCGAGAAAATCACGCATGCCGCCGATCAACCGGTTCAGCGTCTGCACCAGGTCCTGCAGCGCAGGCTCGGCGGCCGCAATGCTCGTCGTGAAGTCGCCCTGGTACACGTCGTGCAGACCGTCCACGACCGCAATCAGCCCGGGCGTGCGAGGAGTTGGAAGCGCAGCGAGTTCCTTCTCCGGCTGCGCGGCGTCGCGAAACAGCAGGCTCACGACGCTCCCAGCGACGAGAACCGGCAGCACCGCGAGCTCCGCGCTCGCGCTGCCGCGCAGCAACCCGGCAGCCAGGCCAGCGATCGCCGCCGCGAGCGTCGCGAGCAAGCCGTACGGCGAGCCGAGAAACGCCGCCGCCAGGCCGGCAACCGCTGGGACGAGTGCCGCTCCCGGCTCGCCGGTCCAGAACCAGCCGAGTGCGGCGGCGGTGAGAGCAGCGAGCGCGCCAAGGCCGCCCCGGACGGACGGCGCCGTGCTCGCGCGGACCATTACCTGTGGGCGCGCCCGACGCGCCGGTCGCAGGTTTCGCAGAAGTACGACGTCATGTTATCCGTCTCGAAAATCGAGTTCGCGTAATACATGCCGCATCGCGCGTTGAAACAATGCTTCAAGCCGAAGAGATGCCCCAGCTCGTGCACGCACTCCTTGAGCGTTCGCTGGAACAGAACGTTCGGGTCTCGCTCTTCACCATAGAACTCCGGCCGAAGCCGGTGGAGCGACACGACCGCGAGCGACTGCGCCTCGTCTGCGTCGCCGAAGATGAAGCGATGCGACGTCTTATAGAGGTCGAACTCGGTGAGGACGAGGAGCGCGCCGTCCTGCTCGGGGTACGCGCCCAAGACTTTCGCCGTCAGCGTCGTGAGGAAGAGCTGGCCGCGAGTAGCGTTCAGCGCGCTGCGCGAGAGAGCGAGGGTCCTCTCCACCTGCGCGCGCGCCAGGAAGCGTTCTTCGAGGCAGAGCGCGAGACGATCGAGAAAGGCGCCGTCGACGGCATTGACCGGAACGATGCGAATCTTCGATTCCATCCCGGACTGATGGTTTCTCCGTCCTCAGCCGGAAAACCCGGCAACCTCTGCGAAGGGCGGCGCATGATCCTCGGCATCGGCCTAGACCTCGCGGAGGTGGCGCGCTACCGCTTCGACGATCGCGCCCTCGCGTGGTTCGGCCGAAAGATCTATACCGACGAAGAGATGGCCTACGCGCTGCGCAAGCGTAACGTCGCGGAACGACTCGCGGGCTTCTTCGCGGCGAAGGAAGCCACGCGCAAAGCGTTCGGTCATGCAATCCCCTGGCGGCGCATCGGCGTCACGCACGAGCGAAGCGGAAAACCTAGCATACGCCTTACCGGTGGGGCGGAGTCTCTCGTTGCCGCGCGCGGCATCGACAGGATACACCTCACCATCACGCACACGCCGGTGACGGCGGCTGCCGTCGTCGTGCTCGAAGGGCCGCCCAAGCCATGCTCTACCTCTTAACCCCGCAGGAGATGCGCGAGGCCGACGCCGCCGCAGGCGCGCGCGTCGGGCACGAAGCGCTCATGCGCAACGCCGGCGATCGCGTTGCCGAGCGCATCCGCACCCTCGTGCCGCGAGCCTGCCGCATCGTCGCGTTCGCCGGCCCCGGAGACAACGGCGGCGACGCCTTTGCTGCCCTCGCGTCGCTCGATGCCTCGTACGAGCGCATACTCTACGCGGCGGAATCGCGCAAGCCGTCGGCCGCGCGGGTGGCGGCGGAGAAGCGCGCCGCCGAGGCGGGGGTCGTCGTCGAGCCGCTACCCGATCGCGAGGACGGCGCCGCAGCCGCGTTGGAGGGTGCCGCGCTCGCGCTCGACGGGCTCTTCGGAACGGGCTCGCGGCTGCCGCTCGGCGAGCGGTTCCTAGCCGCCGCGCGCGCGCTCGACGCCCGGCGTCTGCGCGTGCTGGCAATCGACATCCCGAGCGGCACCGATGCCGGCACCGGAGCGGTCGGCGACGGCGCCGTGCGCGCGAGCGAGACGCTGACGGTCGCGGCGCTCAAGCCGGGCCTGCTCCTCATGCCCGCGCGCGAGAATGTCGGCGCGCTGTGGTGCGCGCAGATCGGTATCGACGATGCGACGCTCGCGGCGCACGCGCACACGTATGCGACGCTCGACGACGACGCCTTCCTTCATATGGTTCCCCGTCGCGCGATCGAATCCGACAAGCGCAGTGCGGGAGCGCCGCTCGTGATCGCGGGGTCCGCGCAGTTTCCCGGAGCCGCCGTTCTCTGCGCGCTCGCCGCCGCTCGCGCGGGCGCGGGATACGTGACGGTTGCCGCTCCGGCTTCCGCCGCGCAGGCCTTGCGCGCCCATCTCGTCGAGCAAGTCGTCGTCGAGCTCGACGAGGCCGCCGCGCCGGGTAAGATCGTCGAATCCATCTGCGAGATCGCGCAACGCAACTCGTCGATCGCCGTCGGCCCGGGGCTCGGGCTGGAGGATCGCATCGGAGAGATCGTGCGCGGCGTCATCGCCGGCACCGAGCTGCCCGTCGTCGCAGATGCAAGCGCGCTCTTCCATCTCGGCAAGCATTTGAGCGATTTGCGTCCCTCGAAAGGCTCGGGACCGGATCGCATCGTGCTGACGCCCCATGCCGGCGAGTTCGCCCGGCTCTCCGGCAAGGGCACGATTCGTCCGGGTGAGCGCGTCGCGCGCCTGCACGAGTTCGTGGACCGCACGCGCATCACGACGCTGCTCAAAGGGCTCGACACCCTCGTCTACGATGGAACGACGACGTTCGTGAACCCGTCGGGCACGAACGCGCTCGCGACGGCCGGAACGGGCGACGTGCTGACCGGCGTCATCGCGACGCTCCTCTCGCAAGGGCTTTCCCCGTTCGACGCTGCGTGCGCGGGAGCGTTCTGGCACGGTCTCGCCGCAAAGGTTGCCGCGCAACGCCGCCGCACGGGCGTCATCGCGCGCGACGTCATCGACGCGCTGGCGGATGCTTTTCCGAGCAATGCCGAGCACGGGGCGGTGCGCCGCGTGTTCTAGAGGCGGCCATCAGCGCGACGCGAGCAGGGCGCGCAATCCATCTTCGTCGACGACTGCCACACCAAGCTGCTCCGCTTTCGCAAGCTTGCTCCCGGGCTCATCGCCGGCAACGACGTAATCCGTCTTCTTGCTCACCGAGCCGGTGACGCGCCCACCGGCGGCTTCGATCATCTCGGTGGCTGCCTCTCGCGTGAGGCTCGGCAGCGCGCCGGTGAGCACGAACGTCTTGCCGGCGAGCGGCCCTTCCGGCGCGCGCGCGCGCTTGGGTGCCGTCGTCACGACACCGGCCGCGCGAAGCCGCTCGATCATCGCACGATTCGCCCTCTGCTTGAAAAAGAGCGCGACGCTTTTCGCCAGTTCGGGACCGATGCCCGCGCTGCGTTGCAGCTCCTCCTCGCTTGCGCTTTCCAGCGCGTCGATCGAGCCGAAGTCGCCGGCCAGGACCTGCGCGGTCTGTTCGCCTACGAAGCGGATTCCCAACCCGACGAGCAGGCGCGCGAGGCCGCGCGGTTTCGAGCGTTCGATGGCGTCGAGGAGTTTGGCAATGGACTTCTCGCCGGTGCGCGGCACGCGCGCGAGCCTGCGGCGGTCGAGCCCGTACACGTCGCCGATGTTCTTCACGATGCCGAGCGCGGTGAGCTCGCCGGCCATCACGTCGCCGAGTCCCTCGATATCCATCGCGCCGCGCGAAGCGAAGTGCCGCACGCGCTCGTAAACCTGCGCCGGACAGGCTGCATTGGTGCAACGCCACATCGCTTCGCCTTCGGGCCGAAACGCGTCCGCGCCGCAGACGGGGCAGCGTTCGGGCATGTGAAACACCCGCTCTTTGCCCGTTCGCTCTTGGACGACCGGCCCGACGACGCGCGGAATCACATCGCCGGCGCGGGTCACGATGACGGTGTCGCCGATGCGAATGTCGTTATGCGCGATGTAGTCCTCGTTATGCAGCGTGGCGTTCTGAATCGTCACGCCCCCGACGTGCACCGGTTCGAGAATCGCGTACGGGTTGAGCGTCCCGGTGCGCCCCACGTTGATCGCGATCTCGTTGAGCTTCGTGCGCGCTTCGCGCGGTTTGAACTTGAATGCGATGGCCCAACGCGGGTTGCGCCCGACCGAGCCGAGACGCTCCTGAACCGCCACGGCGTCGACCTTGACGACGACTCCGTCGATCTCGTAATCGAGCTCGTCGCGCCGCTCCTCCCACTCACGGCAGTACGCGAGCACCTCGTCGACCGTCTCGCGCCGCGCTACGTTGGGATTGACGTGAAAGCCCATTGCGGCGAGATCCTGCAGCGCTTGCCACTGCATAGCCGGACCCGGGATCGCGCCGTAAGCGAAAAACGACAGACGCCGCTGCGCCGTCATGGCCGGATCGAGCTGGCGCAGCCCGCCGGACGCGGCGTTGCGGGGATTTGCAAAGTCCGGCAGCCCGGCACGTTCGCGCTCCTCGTTCAGCCGAGCGAAATCGCTCTTACGCAAGTACGCCTCGCCGCGCACCTCGAGCTCCGGCACGACGCGTCCCTTCATCCGAAGCGGAATCGTCTTGATCGTGCGCAGGTTCGGCGTCACGTCCTCGCCGATGCGTCCGTCTCCTCGCGTTGCGCCGCGCTCGAAGACGCCGTTACGATACGAGAGCGAAACCGCCAAGCCGTCGATCTTGAGCTCGCAGACGTACGCGACTGCAACCTCC from Candidatus Dormiibacterota bacterium includes these protein-coding regions:
- the eno gene encoding phosphopyruvate hydratase → MLESLRGGGRPLIEGVEAREILDSRGNPTVAASVATSFGAVEEAMVPSGASTGSREAVELRDGDASRYGGKGVRTAVATVNDVLGPALEGLDATAQREIDVRLCEIDGTPNKSRLGANALLAVSLATAKAAAASLSLPLFRYLGGPSAATLPVPQMNVINGGKHAEGALQFQECMIVPLGAPTFSEAVRYGAEVFHALGKLLHERGLSTLVGDEGGYAPRLDTPQQALDLIVAAIERAGYRPGEDVAIALDPAASEFHADGKYFALDKQHGLSSKETIALYRDLLDRYPIVSLEDGLAEDDWDGWSALTRELGKRVQLVGDDIFVTNVEMLARGIREGVGNAILIKVNQIGTLTQTRECIEMAQKAGYGTVISHRSGETEDTFIADLAVAVGAGQIKTGSLSRSERIAKYNRLMAIEAQLGEAAVYAGAGVYSRRA
- a CDS encoding methyl-accepting chemotaxis protein, coding for MVRASTAPSVRGGLGALAALTAAALGWFWTGEPGAALVPAVAGLAAAFLGSPYGLLATLAAAIAGLAAGLLRGSASAELAVLPVLVAGSVVSLLFRDAAQPEKELAALPTPRTPGLIAVVDGLHDVYQGDFTTSIAAAEPALQDLVQTLNRLIGGMRDFLAQLSGHAAELAGAGSELRGTASTTLAVLGGATVAHEQLDEGIAEQQRIVEEATRKVLALGEAISSIAAAAEEQTRSLDETAMAVENMASSIEQVTVQVDALSTISKATSRTAERGGTAIETINAGMGTIASTIQDLAGDIRQLGTNSEQIGDIVKVIDRIAEQTNLLALNAAIEAARAGEHGRGFAVVANEIRKLADGSVTATKEIAQHIAGTQSVIGDVVEAMQRLMERVEAGVTGTNSASGALGEIVNAVIAANEQIGQISAVARAMSANSQLVIHSIGEIAKSVTLNLNATQSMTRQSDGVNQAFSDISSISQKNASSVEVLTYVSREVTDASQRMLGSIEQMHALADRIDEHLHRFKVSENGKGEHA
- a CDS encoding VOC family protein, producing MVTGIDVHIYNVKDFERALRFYTELLGTQPETLMEGSWAEFALPDGSAFAIGKHENHPWQPGYAIAFAVPDVKSAVEFVRSHGGKAGDPGESPVCHMSFGEDTEGNQIVLHHRK
- a CDS encoding phytanoyl-CoA dioxygenase family protein codes for the protein MIDEQRRRFEEDGYLVFPAFASKTEIARVRARAGEIVDAFDPSEGSAVFSTRDQAERSNAYFLESATTIRCFFEEEAFDETGALRRDTAHAINKIGHALHDLDPVFAAFSRDPRLAGIARTVGLEQPLLYQSMYIFKQPEIGGEVKWHQDASFFVTDPPSVVAFWFALERADRANGCLWVEPGGHRGPLRERFVVREGRTLLERLDPAPWPTIESATPLEVDAGTLVVFSGMLPHYSGPNRSAKSRHAYTLHAVDGRARYAPENWLQRDSLPARGFA
- the acpS gene encoding holo-ACP synthase codes for the protein MILGIGLDLAEVARYRFDDRALAWFGRKIYTDEEMAYALRKRNVAERLAGFFAAKEATRKAFGHAIPWRRIGVTHERSGKPSIRLTGGAESLVAARGIDRIHLTITHTPVTAAAVVVLEGPPKPCSTS
- a CDS encoding cache domain-containing protein, which gives rise to MKFSLRTRLLGAIVGAVVLIFVSSLIAARSVLAHDLFSLGRTEVTSEASAFGGYVASRKKQIQLLVAQEAASDAVRIAVQGHNGAQLAGDLSNTVENSGLSFLTAVDLQGHVLARVHARSGGSLANDPLVQRALNGETFSTLARLSPGFLQSEGLALQAGVQHDGLAIVSATPISDAQERTIGVLYGGLVLNHSYDLVDEATRAIGGAIALIDDGTIVSSSIVTPDGTRYLDAQVPATAAVIRTGRPYVGSDTEGGVTYLARIDPLMTDQNQIVGASWYGIPMVRITNIIGHTTWTLVLWGLLAVILVLALAVPIVQALSKTLVQNSRRVRETAKELGVTVVGSEVSGDHVTATRRAVERSGELIAELAKGDEAPASVAELQKLNAELHGDVIVIETLAQEMSNRMHDAVERVAELNEVASTLNELVTGESSP
- the ndk gene encoding nucleoside-diphosphate kinase: MAVESSLVLCKPDAVSRGLVGEIVARIERRGYIITAMRMLQLDGDRARKHYSEHAGKPFFDDLVSFITSGPLVALAVEGEGAIEACRQLIGATNPLQAAPGSVRADLAQSIGRNLVHASDSSESARRELPLFFEDADYVWRHDLERWIKG
- a CDS encoding DUF3343 domain-containing protein; translation: MPEIIFVFASNTDAMIATKALKDAGVAAKMIPKPANVDSTANLCLAIDGAVESEAASALSTAGIVLGGVVK
- a CDS encoding archaemetzincin family Zn-dependent metalloprotease, with the protein product MESKIRIVPVNAVDGAFLDRLALCLEERFLARAQVERTLALSRSALNATRGQLFLTTLTAKVLGAYPEQDGALLVLTEFDLYKTSHRFIFGDADEAQSLAVVSLHRLRPEFYGEERDPNVLFQRTLKECVHELGHLFGLKHCFNARCGMYYANSIFETDNMTSYFCETCDRRVGRAHR
- the ispH gene encoding 4-hydroxy-3-methylbut-2-enyl diphosphate reductase, which translates into the protein MGTESRRILLANPRGFCAGVDRAIQIIEDLLDVHPGTLYVRKEIVHNRDVVERLRGRGVVFVDELAEVPNDSLAVFSAHGVAPDVRRQAAERNLRVVDATCPLVTKVHVEALRFARDGYFVLLIGHAGHDEVTGTLGQIPGSIALVENEVDAATVAVPDPQRVAVVTQTTLSLDDTHGILAALKRRFPALKEPPSSDICYATQNRQNAVKELAVACDVVLVVGSQNSSNAQRLRDCSAEAGTPAYLIDGPNEIERAWIAHATTIGVTAGASTPEHLVARVVEHVRAIVGDADVEEFGKREPTIVFAPPRELAGIIASGE
- a CDS encoding biotin--[acetyl-CoA-carboxylase] ligase, giving the protein MGGAFARVVYVARTGSTNEDAAELLGDDAALGMTIVAEEQTRGVGRKGRSWTAPAGSALLFTTILPREIPTDDLWIVPFWAALCIRDALAGAGVDAALHWPNDLLLNDKKLAGILCASRILGKRARVACGVGINVFRAAGAALDPPPAYCDDVANVERPVLLARILERFGDELRRLADTGAVARRWEAAANVPGQRYRLLLDGERVPFEATAVALAAGGGLVVERDGRQETIALADARSLR